AGGAGGGGCATCCGGGGCCGGCGCCCGGTAGAAGGTCCCCACGATGGGGGCCCTCACCTCCACGCAACCCGCACACTCCCCCCCAGCCTCCTTAGCCTCCTTGGCCCCTTTGGCCTCCTGGGCCTTTAGGGCAGGAGCCCCGGCGGCCGGAGCCAGGTCCCCAGGGGCGGGGGTGGGGGGGGAAGGAAGCGGAGCCACAGGGGCAGTTACCCCCTGCGGCAAGGCCACCACCTGCACCTCGCCCCCTCGGCGCACGGTCAGCTTGTAATCAGGGGTTTCCAGGGTGAGCTCGCTCACCCCGTGCTCCACCAGGGCCTGCAGGATCTGTTTCAGCTCCTTGGGCGTCATGGGTACACCTCGCGGCATAAAGCTTACCCTATCCTGGCCCCACCACTGCCTTTGGACTCGGTAAAAGAAAGGGCCCGGGGCGAACCCGGGCCACAGAGCCCCAAGGCCTTAAGCCCGGCCCACGTACTGGCCCGTGCGGGTATCCACCTTGATGACCTCACCAGGCTCCACGAAAAGGGGCACCTGCACCACCGCCCCCGTTTCCAGGGTGGCCGGCTTGCTGCCGCCGGAGACCGTGTCCCCCCGCACTCCCGGGGGCGTATCCACCACCTTGAGCTCCACCACGGTGGGCGGGGTAATCTTCAGGGGACGCCCCTCGTACATGTCCCCCAGGACGGTCATGCCCTCCTTGAGAAACCGAGCGGCCTCCACCTGATCCTTGGGCAGGTGGAACTGCTCGTAGGTTTCCAGGTCCATAAAGACCAGGTCGTCCCCCTCCTGGTACAGGTACTGGAGCTCCCGGGTTTCCACGTAGATGTCCTCCAGCTTCTCCCCGGAGTTGAAGGTGCGCTCAATGGTGGCCCCGGTTTCCAGGTTCTTGAACTTAGCCACCACCTTGGCCCCGCCGCGGCCGATCTTCTGGTGCTGGTACTCCACGCACTCCCAAAGGCCGCCCTCCATCCTCACCTTGGTTCCGGGTCTGAGGTCAGTTACGCTGATCATGCTTCCTCCTAAAGGTTCAGGACCTGGGGCCTAAGCCCTAAGAGGTCAATATACCGGAGGTACTCCTCTTCCCCAAGCTCCTGACCGGCCAGGGCCACCAGGAGGGCCTCCATGACGTTGGTGCCAAAGCTCCGCCCGTCCAAGCGGGGGGTGGTGGTGATGAGGCGCCTTACCCCCCTCTCCTTCAAAAAGGCCAGGTCCTCCTCCGTGGTGGTGTTGGTGAGCACCGTCTTCCCCCGCATATCGTCGGGCATGTGCCGCTTGATGTAGTGCCAGTCCCCCGCCACCAGGTCTGCCCAAAGGTAGTAGCGGCTTCGCCAGTCCACCGCCCGCTTCTCCTGCTTTTCCCCCGTGGGGTAGAGGAGCTGGAAGGGAAGCTGGGTAAGGACGGGAAGGAGGACCAAGGCGAGCTTCTGCAGGAAGGAGAGGGAGTAGAGGGGTATGGGCAAACCCAGGGCAAAGATGAAGTCCCCGTAAAGAACCCTGGCCCCGGCCTCGTGCAGGGCCTCGGCCAGGCCAAAGCGGTCCACGGCGGAGGGCAGAAGGACCTTGGTATTTTTCCAATCAATCAGCCCCGCCAGCTGGGCCACCGCCCGGCGCTCCAAGGTGTGCTTGAGGCCGGATCCGTCCACCACAGGGGTTTTGCGGGCCGCCTCCTTAAGCCTTTTGGCATCCCGGATGGTGTAGCGCCGCCCCCCTGCCCAAAGGTAGAGGTCTATGCCCCCAAGGCCGATGGCGTCTACCTTTCCATCCAGCTCAGCAATGAGGCGAAGGGCTTTCTGGAAGTCGCCGTCCGTGCCCCGCCTTTCCAAAACCACCTC
The sequence above is a segment of the Thermus neutrinimicus genome. Coding sequences within it:
- the accB gene encoding acetyl-CoA carboxylase biotin carboxyl carrier protein, translated to MTPKELKQILQALVEHGVSELTLETPDYKLTVRRGGEVQVVALPQGVTAPVAPLPSPPTPAPGDLAPAAGAPALKAQEAKGAKEAKEAGGECAGCVEVRAPIVGTFYRAPAPDAPPYVEEGDRVEKGQVLCIIEAMKLMNEIESEVSGIVKKILVKNGEPVEYGQPLFLIQPL
- the efp gene encoding elongation factor P; translated protein: MISVTDLRPGTKVRMEGGLWECVEYQHQKIGRGGAKVVAKFKNLETGATIERTFNSGEKLEDIYVETRELQYLYQEGDDLVFMDLETYEQFHLPKDQVEAARFLKEGMTVLGDMYEGRPLKITPPTVVELKVVDTPPGVRGDTVSGGSKPATLETGAVVQVPLFVEPGEVIKVDTRTGQYVGRA
- a CDS encoding RNase P subunit p30 family protein; this encodes MAKHVVSVSLGASRRDSRVQLELLGEEVVLERRGTDGDFQKALRLIAELDGKVDAIGLGGIDLYLWAGGRRYTIRDAKRLKEAARKTPVVDGSGLKHTLERRAVAQLAGLIDWKNTKVLLPSAVDRFGLAEALHEAGARVLYGDFIFALGLPIPLYSLSFLQKLALVLLPVLTQLPFQLLYPTGEKQEKRAVDWRSRYYLWADLVAGDWHYIKRHMPDDMRGKTVLTNTTTEEDLAFLKERGVRRLITTTPRLDGRSFGTNVMEALLVALAGQELGEEEYLRYIDLLGLRPQVLNL